Proteins co-encoded in one Gossypium arboreum isolate Shixiya-1 chromosome 11, ASM2569848v2, whole genome shotgun sequence genomic window:
- the LOC108467034 gene encoding germin-like protein subfamily 1 member 11 — protein sequence MKGVQHFLVVFSLLILGFTLASSSDPSPLQDLCVALNSTKHAVFVNGKLCKDPKLATADDFFFSGLDKPGNTSNAVGSRVTPVNVDQIPGLNTLGISLVRIDYAPNGGQNPPHTHPRATEILVVTKGTLYVGFVTSNPDNRLFTKVLKTGDVFVFPVGLIHFQFNIGKTNAIAFAGLSSQNPGVITIANAVFGSNPAINSEVLAKAFKLDKKMVEYLQTQF from the exons ATGAAGGGAGTTCAACATTTCCTTGTAGTTTTTTCCCTATTGATACTGGGTTTCACATTAGCCTCATCCTCAGATCCTAGCCCTCTTCAGGACTTATGTGTTGCACTCAATAGCACCAAGCATGCTG TATTTGTAAATGGGAAGTTGTGCAAGGATCCAAAACTTGCCACAGCAGATGATTTCTTCTTTTCTGGTCTTGATAAACCAGGAAACACATCCAATGCAGTGGGATCAAGAGTTACTCCTGTTAATGTTGATCAAATACCGGGACTTAACACTCTTGGTATATCATTGGTTCGAATCGACTATGCACCTAATGGTGGTCAAAACCCTCCTCACACGCACCCTCGTGCTACAGAAATCCTAGTTGTGACAAAGGGTACACTCTATGTTGGCTTTGTAACATCGAACCCCGATAACCGATTATTTACCAAAGTACTGAAGACAGGCGATGTGTTTGTTTTCCCTGTTGGCCTCATTCACTTCCAGTTCAATATCGGGAAGACCAATGCCATTGCCTTTGCTGGTCTCAGCAGCCAAAACCCAGGAGTTATAACTATAGCCAATGCTGTTTTTGGTTCCAACCCAGCCATCAATAGTGAAGTCCTTGCTAAGGCCTTCAAACTTGATAAGAAAATGGTGGAATATCTTCAAACTCAGTTCTGA